In Xiphophorus maculatus strain JP 163 A chromosome 15, X_maculatus-5.0-male, whole genome shotgun sequence, the following are encoded in one genomic region:
- the LOC102220601 gene encoding ezrin-like: MPKAVNVRVTTMDAELEFAIQPSTTGKQLFDQVLKTIGVREVWFFGLQYVDTKGYPNWLKLDKKVSSQDVKKDNPLQFKFRAKFFPEDVSEELIQEVTQKLFFLQVKEGILGDEIYCPPETAVLLASYAVQAKFGDYDKEVHRPGYLVNERMLPQRVMEQHKLSKEQWEERIQVWHEEHSGMLREDAMLEYLKISQDLEMYGVNYFDIKNKKGTELRLGVDALGLNIYEKDDKLTPKIGFPWSEIRNISFNDKKFIIKPIDKKSPDFVFYAPRLRINKSILHLCMGNHDLYMRRRKPDTIEVQQMKAQAMEEKQMKQKERAHLENEKKKREAIEREKEQMEREKQELMMRLYQFEEKTKKAEKDLQDQLQRAMMLEQERRRAEEEAARLEAERQAALLAKEELARQAESQLKTQEQLASELAEHSAKIALLEEARRRKEEEARTWQNRAVEAQDDLIKTKEELHMVLTVPPPPPPPPGYNHRDDNSDSEDNNSTNSTDLAIDDFNDHRKEEERLTEVEKNERVQKQLKTLTSELAQARDESKNTQNDLLHSENVRAGRDKYKTLRQIRQGNTKQRIDEFEAL, encoded by the exons gtgtTAAAAACCATCGGTGTACGTGAGGTGTGGTTTTTCGGACTGCAGTATGTCGACACCAAAGGTTACCCCAACTGGCTAAAACTGGACAAAAAG GTGTCATCTCAAGATGTGAAGAAGGACAACCCACTACAGTTTAAGTTTCGGGCCAAGTTCTTCCCTGAGGACGTTTCTGAGGAACTGATTCAGGAAGTCACCCAGAAGCTCTTCTTCCTGCAAGTAAAAGAGGGCATCCTTGGCGACGAGATCTACTGTCCACCAGAGACCGCAGTCCTGCTGGCCTCCTACGCAGtccaggccaagtttggtgactACGACAAAGAAGTCCACCGGCCTGGATATCTGGTCAATGAACGCATGCTGCCTCAGAG AGTCATGGAGCAGCACAAGTTATCCAAAGAACAGTGGGAGGAACGAATCCAGGTGTGGCACGAGGAGCACTCTGGGATGTTGAG GGAGGACGCCATGTTGGAGTACCTAAAGATTTCTCAGGACCTGGAAATGTACGGAGTCAACTACTTTGACATTAAGAATAAGAAGGGAACAGAGCTGAGGCTGGGAGTGGACGCACTGGGTCTCAACATTTATGAGAAGGACGACAA ATTGACGCCAAAGATTGGCTTTCCTTGGAGTGAGATCAGAAACATTTCCTTCAATGACAAGAAGTTCATCATCAAGCCTATAGACAAAAAATCTCCA gactttgtgttttatgccCCGAGACTGAGGATCAACAAAAGCATCCTGCACCTGTGCATGGGCAACCATGACCTCTACATGCGTCGTCGTAAGCCCGACACAATCGAGGTGCAGCAGATGAAGGCCCAGGCCATGGAGGAGAAGCAGATGAAACAGAAGGAGAG GGCTCATTTGGAgaatgagaagaagaaaagggaaGCCATCGAGAGGGAGAAGGAGCAGATGGAGCGGGAGAAACAGGAACTCATGATGAGACTCTACCAGTTTGAGGAGAAGACTAAAAAGGCAGAGAAAG ATTTGCAGGACCAGCTTCAGAGAGCCATGATGCTGGAGCAGGAGCGGAGGAGGGCGGAGGAGGAGGCTGCGCGTCTGGAGGCAGAACGTCAGGCTGCCCTGCTGGCTAAAGAGGAGCTGGCCCGCCAGGCTGAGAGTCAGCTGAAGACCCAGGAGCAGCTG GCTTCTGAGCTGGCGGAGCACTCAGCCAAGATCGCGCTGCTGGAGGAGGCGAGAAGACGCAAGGAGGAGGAGGCTCGCACATGGCAGAACAGG gcCGTAGAGGCTCAAGACGATCTGATTAAGAccaaggaggagctgcacaTGGTGCTGACGGTGCCCCCGCCTCCACCGCCTCCTCCAGGGTACAACCACCGGGATGACAACAGCGACAGCGAGGACAACAACAGCACGAACAGCACCGACCTGGCGATAGACGACTTCAACGACCACCGCAAGGAGGAGGAGCGTCTGACTGAGGTCGAGAAGAACGAGCGCGTCCAGAAGCAGCTCaag ACCCTGACCTCAGAGCTGGCTCAGGCCCGTGACGAGTCCAAGAACACCCAGAACGATCTCCTCCACAGCGAGAATGTGCGCGCCGGCCGAGACAAATACAAGACCTTGCGACAGATCCGGCAGGGCAACACCAAGCAGAGGATCGACGAGTTTGAGGCCTTATAA
- the sytl3 gene encoding synaptotagmin-like protein 3: MDLSFLKVLERERVLEVLHRDKHLRKIEEERIRKMKCDLQDLRRKGAKSYARQYGERTCARCQRPLGKFWNTGAVCRGCSHRICSRCRVGVADWKCTVCHAYREVKIRSGEWFLEEKAKKFSATKDKYETVGEKLLNLYTVQRHIAVVPPTPPPHLEQDFRGKFRELKNSKAFTQSMEDLKDCFKSHIRKFSNSQHDVRGDLLTVDLNQKGTCFRYSTQKSLSDTDISKSCSLSKRESLPNLFKKSKDSDHEGSSTGAEEETSFSSEHSFNHRGSIGSIGTESGVFEGILVTGEMELAVAYNSGSSCLEITVGACRNLTYGNSKKKKSHPYVKLYVLPDKNSKLKTAVKKNTTDPVYNEVFKYNIERHLLFGKRLQASVWHSGPLKRKVFLGEVLLPLDGWRQENSTFQGLYWYPLCPKTETGTAEYNGH, from the exons ATGGATTTAAGTTTTCTCAAAGTTCTGGAGAGAGAACGCGTCCTGGAGGTTCTTCACAGAGACAAACATCTGCGGAAGATTGAAGAGGAGAGGATCAG GAAGATGAAGTGCGATCTGCAGGACCTGCGGAGGAAGGGCGCAAAGAGCTATGCTCGGCAGTACGGGGAGAGGACCTGCGCCCGGTGCCAGAGGCCTCTGGGGAAGTTCTGGAACACCGGCGCCGTGTGCCGCGGCTGCAGCCACCGCATCTGCAGCCGGTGCCGTGTGGGGGTTGCAGACTGGAAATGCACCGTGTGCCATGCTTACAG GGAAGTGAAGATCAGATCAGGAGAATGGTTTCTGgaagaaaaggcaaagaaatTTTCTGCCACCAAAG ACAAATATGAGACAGTGGGAGAGAAACTACTAAACCTCTACACTGTGCAGAG ACACATAGCCGTTGTGCCTCCAACTCCTCCGCCTCACCTGGAACAGGATTTTAGAGGCAAATTTAGG GAACTGAAGAATTCAAAGGCTTTTACACAATCTATGGAGGATCTTAAGGATTGCTTCAAGAGTCACATTAGAA AATTTTCCAATTCTCAACATGATGTAAGAGGAGACCTGCTGACAGTTGACCTAAACCAAAAGGGGACATGTTTTCGCTACAGCACCCAAAAGAGCCTGTCAGACACGGACATCAGCAAATCTTGCTCC ctctcTAAACGTGAAAGTCTTCCAAACTTGTTCAAGAAAAGCAAAGACAGCGACCACGAAGGTTCATCTACCGGTGCAGAGGAAGAAACCTCATTTAGCTCAGAGCACTCTTTCAATCACAGA GGCAGCATCGGTAGCATTGGCACCGAGAGTGGCGTCTTTGAGGGCATCCTTGTAACCGGGGAGATGGAGCTCGCCGTGGCCTACAACAGCGGCAGCTCCTGTCTGGAAATCACAGTGGGCGCCTGCAGAAACCTGACGTACGGAaacagcaagaagaagaagagtcacCC GTACGTGAAACTCTACGTGCTGCCGGACAAGAACAGTAAACTGAAGACAGCGGTGAAGAAAAACACGACCGACCCTGTTTATAATGAGGTTTTTAAG TATAACATAGAGCGCCATCTGCTGTTTGGAAAGAGACTGCAGGCATCTGTTTGGCATTCAGGGCCCCTGAAAAGGAAAGTGTTTCTGGGTGAGGTGCTGCTTCCTCTGGACGGCTGGAGACAAGAGAACAGCACCTTCCAAGGCCTCTATTGGTACCCGCTGTGTCCGAAG acTGAGACTGGCACAGCAGAGTACAATGGTCACTGA